A part of Liolophura sinensis isolate JHLJ2023 chromosome 1, CUHK_Ljap_v2, whole genome shotgun sequence genomic DNA contains:
- the LOC135463012 gene encoding uncharacterized protein LOC135463012 encodes MVKSEAGRNREDEPIISRGHREVQQAKEDGGDSKGLGVLMTTVFMIGEVAGVGMLAIPKAVDNSGYVGFAFLMLALISAAYTALILGRSWVIVEQRYPEFRGAVRFPYPALGQVTYGRPGRFIAVGAVAVTLVACGVLLANIAYDGVRQRNVHVQHTIPSLISTCMAFGPIVYAVGGHPVFPTIQNDMKDPTKFDNSVYFSYITILFIYMSVCVSAYFVYGRALQENILLTVSRGPMSYIVQVLITAHLLFGFIIIMNPVCQDIEQLLGVPKHFTWKRCLSRSAAVVFAVIIAVSVPSFGVILSLVGGSTMALLIFVCPLIFYHKLSSMEGEWEKMHISMLTKLLNYSVMAAGIAEETSAAKGISMPTRYNDQGASHQCSRSEFKSSSSSRIKHYGLIANTCKVG; translated from the exons ATGGTGAAGTCTGAGGCAGGGAGAAATCGCGAGGATGAGCCTATCATCTCGCGAGGCCACCGTGAAGTACAGCAG GCCAAAGAAGATGGCGGAGACTCTAAAGGTCTTGGTGTTTTGATGACTACTGTGTTCATGATCGGTGAGGTGGCTGGCGTGGGGATGTTGGCGATACCAAAAGCTGTTGACAACTCAG GTTATGTGGGGTTCGCGTTCCTCATGCTGGCCTTAATCTCTGCCGCTTATACGGCATTGATTCTGGGGAGGTCATGGGTGATCGTTGAACAGAGATACCCTGAGTTCAGGGGGGCTGTGAGATTTCCCTACCCAGCCCTCGGGCAGGTTACATACGGGCGTCCTGGCAG GTTTATAGCCGTCGGTGCAGTAGCGGTGACGTTAGTAGCATGTGGGGTGTTGCTAGCCAACATTGCTTATGATGGCGTCCGTCAGAGAAACGTACACGTACAACACACCATTCCGTCATTAATATCCACGTGTATGGCATTTGGGCCTATAGTGTACGCCGTTGGAGGTCATCCTGTCTTTCCTACAATTCAAAACGACATGAAGGATCCAACAAAGTTCGATAACTctgtatatttttcttatatCA CGATTCTGTTCATCTACATGTCAGTCTGTGTGTCAGCATACTTTGTGTACGGTAGGGCGCTGCAGGAAAACATTCTGCTGACAGTGTCGCGTGGTCCCATGTCGTACATCGTCCAGGTTCTCATCACAGCTCATCTCCTCTTCGGATTCATCATCATAATGAACCCAGTATGTCAAGATATTGAACAACTACTCGGCGTTCCAAAAC attttacatgGAAGAGGTGTTTGTCTAGATCTGCTGCGGTGGTGTTTGCTGTTATCATTGCTGTTAGCGTCCCCAGCTTTGGCGTGATTCTTTCACTTGTTGGCGGGTCAACCATGGCCCTACTAATTTTTGTCTGTCCCCTCATATTTTACCATAAGCTCTCGTCGATGGAAGGAGAATGGGAAAAAAT GCACATCAGTATGCTTACTAAACTTCTGAACTACTCGGTCATGGCGGCGGGCATTGCA GAGGAGACTTCCGCAGCCAAGGGGATTAGCATGCCAACGCGGTACAATGACcaaggggcctctcaccaatgcagtcgctctgagttcaagtccagctccagCTCTCGCATCAAACACTACGGGTTAATCGCTAACACGTGCAAAGTGGGATAA
- the LOC135461694 gene encoding ras-related and estrogen-regulated growth inhibitor-like, whose protein sequence is MFDSNTRTMMSSPTPNSKVFRKFSINSKSRPFKVVILGQNGVGKSALTVRFITRRFIGEYDPDLEKVYTCSKCIDGETVSFEVLDTAAQGEAMRVEEKIRWADAYILVYSVTDRLSFNECGRLKFLINSYAKRGRKISMVPSNEGHLSAVQAYLVGNKVDMSNDRMISVTEGRQRSVELGCTGFYEISVREDVDSVMNIFHELYVSCRKQKRFRHHHSKSDVHLTSKSAETNAEARTEDDCNSYRRRMRLHTMYSIT, encoded by the exons ATGTTTGATTCTAACACCAGGACAATGATGTCATCTCCGACACCGAATTCTAAAGTGTTCAGGAAATTTTCCATCAACTCCAAATCACGACCCTTTAAAGTGGTAATTCTGGGGCAAAATGGTGTGGGGAAATCAG CGCTGACGGTCCGGTTCATAACGAGGCGTTTTATTGGAGAGTATGATCCGGATCTTG AAAAGGTCTACACTTGCAGCAAATGCATCGATGGAGAGACGGTCTCCTTTGAAGTCTTAGACACTGCCGCACAG GGAGAAGCCATGCGCGTCGAGGAGAAGATCAGATGGGCGGATGCGTATATTTTAGTGTATTCCGTTACTGATCGGCTAAGTTTTAATGAATGTGGTCGCCTAAAATTCCTAATAAATTCCTACGCCAAAAGAGGTCGAAAAATTAGCATGGTACCATCCAACGAGGGACATTTATCCGCGGTACAAGCGTACCTTGTTGGTAACAAAGTGGACATGAGCAACGATCGGATGATCAGTGTGACCGAAGGAAGACAGAGGAGTGTCGAACTCGGCTGTACCGGATTTTACGAGATTTCAGTGCGAGAAGACGTGGACAGTGTCATGAACATATTTCACGAGCTCTACGTTTCGTGTCGCAAACAAAAGCGATTCCGCCATCACCACAGCAAATCTGACGTCCATCTGACGTCGAAATCTGCGGAAACGAACGCTGAGGCAAGGACAGAAGACGACTGTAACAGTTATAGACGTCGTATGCGTTTACACACAATGTATTCTATCACTTGA